The Claveliimonas bilis genome window below encodes:
- the srtB gene encoding class B sortase, producing the protein MRDEDTKRTNSTGSRSKRKKKKSAGKGRLISNIVLVVAIIVFCVSGFQLYRIISGYQEGRQEYDQVREMAVTQEKAEDGEEQFQVDFDALMEINPDTVGWIRFDPEPSQINYPVVQTTDNSTYLDKTFSANDNTVGAIFVNTYNNPDFNDRNTIIYGHRMNDNSMFHDLAKYEEKSFWEENPYFYIYTPDGREITYHIYAAGVVTDTSDTYLTEFADDAAYEAFLDYTKEASEYDTGVEVTAEDTVVTLSTCTRASDEHRMVVVGVKEEEKQIEE; encoded by the coding sequence ATGAGGGATGAGGATACAAAAAGAACCAACAGTACCGGCAGCAGAAGTAAAAGGAAAAAGAAAAAGTCGGCAGGGAAAGGAAGACTGATAAGCAATATTGTACTGGTAGTTGCAATTATTGTATTCTGTGTGTCGGGATTTCAACTTTACCGGATCATATCCGGATATCAGGAAGGGCGTCAGGAATATGACCAGGTTCGTGAGATGGCAGTGACACAGGAAAAGGCAGAAGATGGGGAAGAGCAATTTCAGGTAGATTTTGATGCACTGATGGAGATCAACCCGGATACAGTGGGATGGATACGTTTCGATCCGGAACCGTCACAGATCAACTATCCGGTGGTGCAGACAACAGATAACAGCACATATCTGGACAAGACATTTTCTGCAAATGATAATACGGTAGGTGCAATTTTTGTAAACACATATAATAATCCGGATTTTAATGACAGAAATACTATTATTTACGGACACCGCATGAATGATAATTCTATGTTCCATGATCTGGCAAAATATGAAGAAAAATCTTTTTGGGAAGAGAATCCTTATTTCTATATTTACACGCCGGACGGACGGGAGATTACTTATCATATTTATGCGGCAGGAGTAGTGACAGATACTTCTGATACATATCTGACAGAATTTGCAGACGACGCTGCCTATGAGGCTTTTCTTGATTATACAAAAGAGGCGTCCGAATATGACACCGGCGTCGAAGTTACGGCAGAGGATACGGTGGTGACTCTGTCTACCTGTACCAGGGCAAGTGATGAGCACAGGATGGTAGTTGTGGGAGTAAAAGAAGAAGAAAAGCAGATAGAAGAATAA
- a CDS encoding single-stranded DNA-binding protein — MNKVILMGRLTRDPEVRYSQGENPLAIARYTLAVDRRFRRDGEQSADFIQCVAFGRQAEHAERYYRQGLKVVVSGRIQTGSYTNRDGVKVYTTEVVVEEQEFAESKASSDANAGGFQSAPAPAPSAPAGDGFMNIPDGIDEELPFN; from the coding sequence ATGAATAAAGTAATTTTGATGGGACGTTTGACAAGAGACCCTGAAGTAAGATATTCACAGGGAGAAAATCCCCTGGCTATTGCCAGATATACACTTGCTGTAGACCGCAGATTCAGACGTGACGGAGAACAGAGCGCTGATTTTATCCAGTGTGTTGCTTTCGGCAGACAGGCTGAACATGCGGAGAGATATTATCGTCAGGGACTTAAAGTCGTTGTCAGCGGACGTATCCAGACAGGAAGCTACACCAACAGAGATGGCGTGAAAGTATATACAACAGAGGTAGTAGTGGAAGAACAGGAATTTGCCGAGAGCAAAGCGTCCAGTGATGCAAATGCAGGCGGCTTCCAGTCAGCTCCCGCACCGGCACCGAGCGCACCAGCAGGTGACGGCTTCATGAACATTCCGGATGGAATTGATGAAGAATTACCGTTTAATTAA
- the rpsR gene encoding 30S ribosomal protein S18: MAFEKGNRPEGGFKKRGGGRRRKKVCVFCGKENNEIDYKDVAKLRKYISERGKILPRRITGNCAKHQRALTVAIKRARHIALMPYVQE; encoded by the coding sequence ATGGCTTTTGAAAAAGGAAATCGTCCGGAAGGCGGTTTTAAGAAAAGAGGCGGCGGACGCAGAAGAAAAAAAGTATGCGTATTCTGCGGCAAAGAAAATAACGAAATCGATTACAAGGATGTAGCAAAATTAAGAAAATACATCTCTGAAAGAGGAAAAATCCTTCCGAGAAGAATTACAGGAAACTGTGCAAAGCATCAGAGAGCTCTTACAGTTGCAATTAAAAGAGCAAGACATATTGCTTTGATGCCATACGTTCAGGAGTAA
- the rpsF gene encoding 30S ribosomal protein S6 yields the protein MNKYELAVVVNAKIEDDERAQVIEKVKALITRFGGNVTDVDEWGKKRLAYEIQKMKEAYYYFIHFESDATTPGEIEQRIRIMDNVLRYLCVKQEA from the coding sequence ATGAACAAATATGAGTTAGCTGTTGTAGTCAATGCAAAAATCGAAGACGATGAAAGGGCACAGGTAATCGAAAAAGTAAAAGCATTAATTACTCGTTTCGGCGGAAATGTGACTGACGTTGATGAATGGGGTAAGAAGAGACTGGCTTACGAAATTCAGAAAATGAAAGAAGCATATTATTACTTCATCCACTTCGAATCTGATGCTACAACTCCAGGCGAGATCGAACAGAGAATCCGCATCATGGATAACGTACTCAGATATTTATGCGTAAAACAAGAGGCATAG
- a CDS encoding DUF951 domain-containing protein encodes MPQYTYEVGDIVKMKKKHPCGSFEWEILRVGADFRLKCMGCGHQIMIARKLVEKNTRDLRKKA; translated from the coding sequence ATGCCGCAGTATACTTATGAAGTGGGAGACATTGTGAAAATGAAAAAAAAGCATCCCTGCGGTAGTTTTGAGTGGGAAATCCTGAGAGTCGGAGCAGATTTTCGACTGAAATGTATGGGGTGCGGACATCAGATCATGATCGCCAGAAAACTGGTGGAGAAAAATACGAGGGATTTAAGAAAAAAAGCTTGA